From one Magnolia sinica isolate HGM2019 chromosome 18, MsV1, whole genome shotgun sequence genomic stretch:
- the LOC131233868 gene encoding ATP-dependent DNA helicase Q-like 2 isoform X1, with protein sequence METDILEELLNVEAELQEVQDQINTLLHRQEKLYEKQSELQSLLEEFKASGSPANGGAPVTVENWSGTFKWDSQAEDIRFNVFGISTYRANQREIINAVMSGRDVLVIMAAGGGKSLCYQLPAILHDGVALVVSPLLSLIQDQVMGLAALGIPAYKLTSTTTKEDEKFIYKALEKGEGELKILYVTPEKISKSKRFMSKLEKCHHAGRLSLISIDEAHCCSQWGHDFRPDYKNLGILKTQFPNVPVLALTATATQKVQIDLIEMLHIPKCVKFVSTVNRPNLFYKVQEKSSVGKVVIDEIADFIRESYPNNESGIVYCFSRKECEQVAKDLCQRGISADYYHADMDPYAREKVHLRWSKNKLQVIVGTVAFGMGINKPDVRFVIHHSLSKSMETYYQESGRAGRDGLPSECLLYFRPGDVPRQSSMVFYENTGLQNLYGIVRYCQSKRICRRSAFFHHFSEPLQDCNGMCDNCAYATELKEVDVTHHAKAIVSLLQEMQENDQRATMLQLVDKVKVKVKRRELETN encoded by the exons ATGGAAACCGATATCTTGGAGGAGCTGCTAAATGTAGAGGCGGAGCTGCAGGAGGTCCAAG ACCAGATAAATACATTGCTTCATAGGCAAGAGAAACTGTATGAGAAGCAATCTGAACTGCAGTCCTTGTTGGAAGAATTTAAAGCATCAGGAAGCCCTGCCAATGGGGGTGCGCCTGTTACTGTAGAGAACTGGTCAGGGACATTCAAATGGGATTCTCAAGCTGAGGATATCAGGTTCAATGTTTTCGGAATCAGTACATATCGGGCTAATCAGCGGGAG ATAATAAATGCAGTCATGAGCGGAAGAGATGTTCTGGTGATAATGGCCGCAGGCGGTGGCAAGAGCCTTTGTTATCAACTTCCTGCCATTCTCCATGATGGGGTGGCTCTTGTCGTCAGTCCTTTGCTTTCCCTAATTCAGGATCAG GTGATGGGACTGGCAGCTCTAGGCATCCCAGCATACAAGTTGACTTCAACGACCACTAAGGAGGATGAAAAATTTATATATAAGGCCCTTGAAAAAGGTGAAGGAGAGCTTAAAATTTTGTATGTGACACCAGAAAAGATTTCTAAGAGCAAGAGATTTATGTCAAAGCTTGAAAAGTGTCATCATGCTGGTCGTCTTTCTCTTATTTCAATTGAT GAGGCACATTGCTGTAGTCAGTGGGGCCATGATTTTCGTCCTGACTACAAGAACCTTGGTATCTTGAAGACTCAGTTCCCAAATGTTCCAGTTCTTGCTTTGACT GCAACTGCTACTCAGAAGGTCCAAATTGATTTGATTGAAATGCTACATATTCCAAAATGTGTTAAATTTGTCAGCACAGTTAACAGGCCTAATCTGTTTTATAAG GTACAAGAGAAGTCATCTGTTGGAAAGGTGGTCATTGATGAAATTGCAGATTTCATACGAGAGTCATATCCAAATAATGAGTCTGGGATAGTTTATTGCTTCTCCAGAAAAGAATGTGAGCAG GTTGCAAAGGATTTGTGCCAACGGGGAATTTCAGCAGATTATTATCATGCAGATATGGATCCATATGCTCGTGAGAAAGTTCATCTGCG CTGGAGTAAAAACAAGTTACAGGTTATTGTGGGAACa GTGGCATTTGGTATGGGAATCAACAAGCCAGACG TCAGGTTTGTCATCCACCACAGCTTGAGTAAATCAATGGAGACATACTACCAG GAAAGTGGTCGAGCTGGACGAGATGGGCTTCCTTCAGAGTGCCTACTCTATTTTAGGCCCGGTGATGTTCCTCGACAG AGTTCGATGGTCTTCTATGAGAATACTGGCTTGCAAAATCTCTATGGTATAGTGCGATATTGTCAG TCTAAAAGAATATGCCGGCGAAGTGCTTTTTTTCATCATTTCAGTGAGCCATTACAAGACTGCAATG GGATGTGTGATAACTGTGCATATGCAACTGAGCTCAAGGAAGTGGATGTCACCC